A stretch of Nonomuraea africana DNA encodes these proteins:
- the hppD gene encoding 4-hydroxyphenylpyruvate dioxygenase: MTPHGIDHLELFTGEPARLTAYLRDGLGFAEHADVPFPAEDRTSVLLTQGQIELVVSAPRQPGRAAAFVARHGEGVADVALRVADAAAAFDSAVARGARPVREPITFGQTVIGVVGGPGDIVHSLVERPGREPSKAGPLRLVDHVAMCLPAGMLAPSTRFYRDVFGFDTIFEEKIEIGDQGMDSKVVQSPSGGITFTLIEPDIARAPGQIDAFLDRHGGAGVQHVALMTEDIVSSVAELEARDVEFLTAPLRYYDTLAARVTTMTDRIQVLRERNVLVDRDHWGVLLQIFTKPVHPSGAFFFELIERRQARTFGSGNVRALYEAVEQERRASLAASP, translated from the coding sequence GTGACCCCGCACGGCATCGACCACCTCGAGTTGTTCACCGGCGAGCCCGCCCGGCTGACCGCCTACCTGCGCGACGGCCTGGGCTTCGCCGAGCACGCCGACGTGCCCTTCCCCGCCGAGGACCGCACGTCGGTACTGCTCACCCAGGGACAGATCGAGCTGGTCGTGAGCGCGCCGCGGCAGCCGGGCCGGGCCGCCGCCTTCGTCGCCAGGCACGGCGAGGGGGTCGCCGACGTCGCCCTCCGCGTCGCCGACGCGGCGGCCGCCTTCGACTCGGCCGTCGCGCGCGGGGCCAGGCCCGTGCGGGAGCCCATCACGTTCGGGCAGACGGTCATCGGGGTCGTGGGCGGGCCGGGAGACATCGTGCACTCGCTCGTCGAAAGGCCCGGACGCGAGCCCTCGAAGGCCGGCCCGCTGCGCCTGGTCGACCACGTCGCGATGTGCCTCCCCGCCGGGATGCTCGCCCCCTCCACCAGGTTCTACCGCGACGTCTTCGGCTTCGACACGATCTTCGAGGAGAAGATCGAGATCGGCGATCAGGGCATGGACTCCAAAGTGGTGCAGAGCCCGTCGGGCGGCATCACCTTCACACTGATCGAGCCGGACATCGCCCGCGCGCCCGGGCAGATCGACGCGTTCCTGGACCGTCACGGCGGCGCGGGAGTGCAGCACGTGGCGCTCATGACCGAGGACATCGTGAGCTCCGTGGCCGAGCTCGAGGCCCGCGACGTGGAGTTCCTCACCGCCCCGCTGCGTTACTACGACACCCTCGCAGCGCGCGTGACCACCATGACCGACCGCATCCAGGTCCTGCGCGAGCGGAACGTGCTGGTGGACCGGGATCACTGGGGTGTCCTGCTGCAGATCTTCACCAAGCCCGTCCACCCCTCCGGCGCCTTCTTCTTCGAGCTCATCGAGCGGCGACAGGCCAGGACGTTCGGCAGCGGCAACGTCCGCGCGCTGTACGAAGCCGTGGAGCAGGAACGCCGGGCCTCCCTCGCGGCGAGCCCGTGA
- a CDS encoding O-methyltransferase, giving the protein MPGIEEYALAHTTPDPPSLLSLAAETQARCERPHMMVGPVEARFLQFLVWMLRPRAVLEIGTFTGYSALSMAGELPSDGHIVTCELSQEHADIARKHIATAGHDDRITVIVGPAMDTIRTLPGPFDLILLDADQAHFPEYLDELVPKLADKGVLAVDNTLWSGAVLDKSDTLDSTEGIRRFNDLVAGRTDLISVLLSVRDGLTLIRRAPGGTPT; this is encoded by the coding sequence TTGCCCGGCATCGAGGAATACGCCCTTGCGCACACCACTCCGGACCCCCCGAGCCTGCTGTCGCTCGCGGCGGAGACCCAGGCCAGGTGTGAGCGGCCGCACATGATGGTGGGGCCGGTGGAAGCGCGGTTCCTGCAATTCCTGGTCTGGATGCTACGCCCCAGGGCCGTCCTGGAAATCGGCACGTTCACCGGCTATTCCGCGTTGTCCATGGCCGGCGAGTTGCCCTCCGACGGACACATTGTCACTTGCGAACTCAGCCAGGAGCACGCCGACATAGCGCGCAAGCACATCGCGACGGCGGGCCACGACGACCGCATCACGGTCATCGTCGGCCCGGCCATGGACACGATCCGCACGCTGCCCGGCCCCTTCGACCTGATCCTGCTCGACGCCGACCAGGCCCACTTCCCCGAGTACCTGGACGAGCTCGTGCCCAAGCTCGCGGACAAGGGCGTGCTCGCCGTCGACAACACCCTCTGGAGCGGGGCCGTGCTCGACAAGTCCGACACGCTGGACAGCACCGAGGGCATCCGCCGCTTCAACGACCTCGTGGCCGGGCGTACGGACCTGATCTCAGTGCTGCTCAGCGTGCGGGACGGGCTGACCCTCATCCGCCGCGCCCCGGGAGGAACACCGACGTGA
- a CDS encoding MFS transporter codes for MNTGTTDRRWRLIPPGYRPVLRNRRFMRLLPGLLISRFGDGMGGVALTWLALQLAPADQRGQVVGLALAAYVLPGALSGLLLGRWCARLDSRTLLLTDALLRAALLSSIMVLHRFDALSSFGYIGILAVSSLFHTWGMGARTAVVAELVDAEEDRRAANSLLYSGGHLSLILGPAVAGLLATLIGPDAVLATNGLCFLVLAVSLVGFPRLGTPPAEEAGGLGSMLPGLRALFGNVRVATLIVMTFVVAVIATPVDVALPVYVADVLGGSASTLGLFWTLYGVGGLVGAILGGALRRIPLWPATIAIAFGCGAAVLPLGLTAMLLPALIGFAISGFVFAPYPALSITLLQQSIPAAAMVAAGTAWSSMVLVAEPIGAALGGAMVQRLGPQPTILISAFAMMGVALLACLPSLFSRLTRRPQPIGARDA; via the coding sequence GTGAACACCGGTACGACCGACCGCCGCTGGCGCCTGATCCCGCCCGGTTACCGGCCGGTCCTGCGCAACCGCCGGTTCATGCGGTTGCTGCCAGGCCTGCTGATCTCCAGATTCGGCGACGGAATGGGCGGCGTGGCCCTGACCTGGCTGGCTCTGCAACTCGCCCCCGCCGATCAGCGCGGCCAGGTCGTGGGGCTGGCCCTGGCCGCCTACGTGCTGCCCGGAGCGCTTTCCGGGCTCCTGCTGGGCCGCTGGTGCGCCCGCCTCGACAGCCGCACGCTGCTGCTCACCGACGCGCTGCTGCGCGCCGCACTGCTGTCGTCCATCATGGTGCTGCACCGGTTCGACGCCCTGTCGTCCTTTGGCTACATCGGCATCCTCGCCGTCTCCTCCCTCTTCCACACCTGGGGCATGGGGGCCAGGACCGCGGTCGTGGCCGAGCTCGTGGACGCGGAGGAGGACCGGCGCGCGGCCAACTCCCTGCTGTATTCGGGCGGCCACCTCAGCCTGATCCTGGGCCCGGCCGTGGCCGGTCTGCTGGCCACGCTGATCGGCCCGGACGCGGTGCTGGCCACCAACGGGCTGTGCTTCCTCGTGCTGGCCGTCTCGCTCGTGGGCTTCCCCCGGCTCGGCACGCCTCCGGCGGAGGAGGCCGGCGGGCTGGGCAGCATGCTGCCCGGGCTGCGCGCCCTGTTCGGCAACGTACGGGTGGCCACGCTGATCGTGATGACCTTCGTGGTGGCCGTCATCGCCACCCCCGTCGACGTCGCCCTGCCGGTCTATGTGGCCGATGTCCTGGGCGGTTCGGCGAGCACGCTCGGCCTGTTCTGGACGCTGTACGGCGTGGGCGGCCTCGTGGGGGCGATCCTGGGCGGCGCCCTGCGCAGAATTCCGCTGTGGCCGGCCACCATCGCCATCGCCTTCGGCTGCGGCGCCGCGGTGCTGCCGCTCGGGCTGACGGCCATGCTGCTGCCCGCCCTCATCGGCTTCGCCATCAGCGGCTTCGTCTTCGCGCCCTACCCCGCTCTGTCCATCACGCTGCTCCAGCAGTCCATTCCCGCCGCCGCGATGGTGGCCGCGGGAACCGCCTGGTCGAGCATGGTCCTGGTGGCCGAGCCGATCGGCGCGGCCCTGGGCGGCGCCATGGTGCAGCGGCTCGGGCCGCAGCCCACGATCCTCATCTCCGCCTTCGCCATGATGGGCGTGGCCCTGCTGGCCTGCCTGCCCTCCCTCTTCTCCCGCCTGACCCGCAGGCCGCAGCCCATCGGAGCTCGCGATGCGTGA
- a CDS encoding DUF6073 family protein, with product MTVNYFPPAGTDYLRLWTDAVIELAGGEETIEADGWFCVTRSNPDRQNPNAIVTQIIQMNLRGRSEHLGEFLFSLNPQIPTMGEETTFAVNKFDSRFKGYFNVYFQLELLDQGKTLINKEPVVIEGVFGALPPIGAIGEMAPGDRVGMYDKDNPDSEPVMYMLATRKIVGQYVTGDYAARKEDYAAVKEQASEFCQTGRIGSIAEV from the coding sequence ATGACCGTGAACTACTTCCCCCCCGCCGGCACCGACTACCTCCGGCTCTGGACCGACGCAGTCATCGAGCTGGCGGGCGGCGAAGAGACCATCGAGGCTGACGGCTGGTTCTGCGTGACCCGCAGCAACCCCGACCGGCAGAACCCGAACGCGATCGTCACGCAGATCATCCAGATGAACCTGCGCGGCCGCAGCGAGCACCTCGGCGAGTTCCTCTTCAGCCTCAACCCGCAGATTCCCACCATGGGCGAGGAGACCACGTTCGCGGTCAACAAGTTCGACAGCCGGTTCAAGGGCTACTTCAACGTCTACTTCCAGCTGGAGCTGCTGGACCAGGGCAAGACGCTGATCAACAAGGAGCCCGTCGTGATCGAGGGCGTCTTCGGCGCCCTGCCCCCGATCGGCGCCATCGGCGAGATGGCCCCCGGCGACCGCGTCGGCATGTACGACAAGGACAACCCCGACTCCGAGCCCGTGATGTACATGCTGGCCACCAGGAAGATCGTCGGCCAGTACGTCACCGGTGACTACGCCGCCCGCAAGGAGGACTACGCGGCGGTCAAGGAGCAGGCCTCCGAGTTCTGCCAGACCGGCAGGATCGGCTCCATCGCCGAGGTGTGA
- a CDS encoding alpha-hydroxy acid oxidase: protein MTTSALGQEPSVALRTEDFAVLAQARLEPAVWDFLSGGSGAERTLAGNLRAFDAVRLRPRILTGTAEPDTGVELFAHRWPVPFAIAPVACNRLLHPEGEVATVRGAGALGAVTIVPMLASRTLEDIRAAAGAPLWLQLFWTRDRALMTELVERAESAGYGALVITSDMPVMARRLRDLRNRFVIEPEFGPVNLGSAGVQVRGGEGESGVRAHAAKTFDPTATWRDLEWLRSTTRLPVIVKGVLTDRDAELAVRHGAQGVVVSNHGGRQLDGAQSSLTALREVTRALGGRVPVFVDGGVRRGVDVLVALAAGADAVLLGRAPMWGLAAAGERGVREVLALILEELREAMRLCGAATTADLGPDLLSWSAP from the coding sequence ATGACGACCTCCGCGCTCGGCCAGGAGCCCTCCGTCGCCTTGCGGACGGAGGACTTCGCCGTCCTGGCCCAGGCCCGGCTCGAGCCCGCCGTCTGGGACTTCCTGTCCGGCGGCAGCGGCGCGGAGCGCACGCTCGCCGGCAACCTGCGGGCGTTCGACGCGGTACGGCTGCGCCCGCGGATCCTGACCGGCACGGCCGAACCGGACACCGGCGTCGAACTGTTCGCGCACCGGTGGCCGGTGCCCTTCGCGATCGCCCCCGTCGCCTGCAACCGGCTGCTGCATCCGGAGGGAGAGGTCGCCACCGTCCGGGGAGCGGGAGCGCTCGGCGCCGTCACGATCGTGCCCATGCTGGCCAGCCGGACGCTGGAGGACATCAGGGCGGCGGCCGGGGCTCCGCTGTGGCTGCAGCTCTTCTGGACCAGGGACCGCGCCCTCATGACCGAACTCGTCGAGCGGGCCGAGAGCGCCGGATACGGCGCTCTGGTCATCACCTCGGACATGCCCGTGATGGCAAGGCGCCTGCGCGACCTGCGCAACCGCTTCGTGATCGAACCGGAGTTCGGTCCGGTCAACCTCGGTTCCGCCGGAGTGCAGGTGCGCGGCGGCGAAGGCGAGTCGGGGGTGCGCGCGCACGCGGCCAAGACCTTCGACCCCACCGCCACCTGGCGCGACCTGGAGTGGCTGCGCTCCACCACCCGGCTGCCCGTGATCGTCAAGGGCGTGCTCACCGACCGCGACGCGGAGCTGGCCGTCCGGCACGGCGCCCAGGGTGTCGTGGTCTCCAACCATGGCGGGCGGCAGCTGGACGGGGCACAGTCCTCGCTCACCGCCCTGCGCGAAGTGACGCGCGCGCTCGGCGGCCGAGTGCCGGTGTTCGTGGACGGTGGTGTGCGGAGGGGCGTCGACGTGCTGGTCGCGCTGGCCGCCGGGGCCGACGCGGTGCTGCTCGGCCGAGCGCCCATGTGGGGCCTCGCCGCGGCGGGCGAGCGTGGCGTGCGAGAGGTGCTCGCGCTGATCCTCGAGGAGCTGCGAGAGGCCATGCGCCTGTGCGGTGCCGCCACCACGGCCGATCTCGGGCCGGACCTCCTCTCGTGGAGCGCGCCATGA
- a CDS encoding class I SAM-dependent methyltransferase: protein MRDTGSVAQFNRIARRYDSSLGQYGCRRADPDVLAAAADLSPETVLDVGCGTGRLLALAAGRWPRALLHGVDPASEMIRVASEKLPRARLHVSGAERLPFPNRSFDLVFSTTAFGHWQDQPAGLREIARVLRGAGRLVLAEHRPPPRWARPLLSVIGGELPAHRAPEEMRHLLTQAGFEVRSIGRVRGGLVLAVAEPAS from the coding sequence ATGCGTGACACCGGCTCAGTGGCCCAGTTCAACCGCATAGCCCGCCGTTACGACAGCAGCCTGGGTCAGTACGGCTGCCGCCGCGCCGACCCCGACGTGCTCGCGGCGGCGGCCGACCTGTCCCCGGAAACGGTGCTGGACGTGGGCTGCGGCACTGGACGGCTGCTCGCCCTGGCCGCCGGCCGGTGGCCGCGGGCGCTGCTGCACGGCGTGGATCCGGCGAGCGAGATGATTCGCGTGGCGAGCGAGAAGCTGCCGCGGGCACGGCTCCACGTGAGCGGCGCGGAGCGGCTGCCGTTTCCGAACCGGAGCTTCGACCTGGTGTTCAGCACGACGGCGTTCGGCCACTGGCAGGACCAGCCCGCCGGGTTGCGGGAGATCGCCCGTGTGCTGCGCGGTGCCGGCCGCCTCGTGCTGGCCGAGCACCGGCCGCCGCCGCGCTGGGCCCGCCCGCTCCTGAGCGTGATCGGCGGCGAGCTGCCCGCGCACCGCGCACCGGAGGAGATGCGACACCTGCTGACGCAGGCGGGTTTCGAGGTGCGGAGCATCGGGCGGGTGCGGGGCGGCCTGGTCCTGGCGGTCGCCGAGCCGGCGAGCTGA
- a CDS encoding ABC transporter permease — protein MTAVAVEVTSLVRRNLIHLRRRPELLVFSIVEPVVLVLLFRYVFGGAVGLSTDLAYADFMVPGILVQTVTLGSITIGAGLAQDLRLGLMDRFRSLPISRVSVVASHALAGLLRSSVVVLVMALVGVAVGFRPAANPLQALLALILLWLYGVAMAWVTLTLALILKSVEATETIGLGLLFPLTMLSSAFVPIDTLPGPLRAFADHQPVTAAIDATRALLLDQPVGGDLWAAVAWSLAIVAALAPVTAMLYRRRIDR, from the coding sequence GTGACCGCGGTCGCGGTTGAGGTGACCTCGCTGGTCCGCCGCAACCTCATTCACCTGCGGCGGCGCCCCGAACTGCTCGTGTTCTCGATCGTCGAGCCCGTGGTGCTGGTGCTGCTGTTCCGTTATGTCTTCGGCGGCGCCGTCGGTCTCAGCACGGACCTGGCCTATGCCGACTTCATGGTGCCGGGCATCCTGGTGCAGACCGTCACGCTGGGCTCGATCACCATCGGCGCGGGCCTGGCCCAGGATCTGCGGCTGGGGCTGATGGACCGGTTCCGGTCACTGCCGATCTCCCGGGTCTCCGTGGTGGCCTCGCACGCGCTGGCGGGGCTGCTCCGGAGCTCGGTCGTGGTGCTCGTGATGGCCCTCGTGGGGGTGGCGGTGGGCTTCCGGCCCGCCGCGAACCCGTTGCAGGCGCTGCTCGCGCTGATCCTGCTGTGGTTGTACGGCGTGGCCATGGCCTGGGTGACGCTGACGCTCGCGCTGATCCTGAAGAGTGTGGAGGCCACCGAGACCATCGGGCTCGGCCTGCTGTTCCCCTTGACGATGCTGAGCAGCGCCTTCGTGCCCATCGACACACTGCCGGGACCCCTGCGCGCCTTCGCCGACCACCAGCCCGTCACCGCGGCCATCGACGCGACTCGCGCCCTGCTGCTGGACCAGCCGGTGGGCGGCGATCTGTGGGCGGCCGTGGCGTGGTCGCTGGCGATCGTCGCGGCCCTCGCGCCGGTGACGGCCATGCTCTACCGGCGTCGGATTGACAGATAA
- a CDS encoding ATP-binding cassette domain-containing protein: MRPESSAIAVEGLVKSYGRTAALRGLTMHAARGTVVCLMGPNGAGKTTVIRVLSTLTRPDGGRATVCGHDVVEAAGRVRALIGLTGQDAAVDEHLTATENLWLFARLNRLARGPARSRVAELIEAFDLGSVAARPVRTYSGGLRRRVDLAAALVAAPPVLFVDEPTTGLDPRSRRTLWELIRARARAGSTILLTTQYLEEGDQLADRIYVVDQGRAVAEGTPDELKARIGGERIEVTLARPAGLPVAAAELETLLGGRPEVDEAALTVSVLTDDRPGVLSRAIRGLDEAGVDVTDVRLRRLTLDDVFFAFTGAEPTANGHPR; the protein is encoded by the coding sequence ATGCGACCGGAATCCTCCGCGATAGCGGTCGAGGGCCTCGTCAAGTCCTACGGCCGCACCGCCGCGCTGCGGGGACTGACCATGCACGCGGCACGCGGGACGGTGGTCTGCCTGATGGGCCCCAATGGAGCCGGCAAGACCACCGTGATCCGCGTCCTGTCCACCTTGACCAGGCCGGACGGCGGCCGGGCCACGGTGTGCGGTCACGATGTGGTCGAGGCCGCCGGCCGGGTCCGCGCGCTGATCGGCCTGACCGGCCAGGACGCCGCGGTCGACGAGCACCTCACCGCGACGGAGAACCTCTGGCTCTTCGCGCGGCTGAACCGACTGGCCCGCGGTCCCGCCCGGAGCAGGGTCGCCGAGCTCATCGAGGCGTTCGATCTCGGTTCGGTGGCCGCGCGGCCGGTACGGACCTACTCCGGCGGCCTGCGCAGGCGGGTGGATCTGGCGGCCGCGCTGGTCGCGGCCCCGCCCGTGCTCTTCGTCGACGAGCCGACGACGGGGCTGGATCCACGCAGCCGCAGGACGCTGTGGGAGCTGATCCGCGCCAGGGCGCGAGCGGGCTCCACGATCCTGCTGACCACGCAGTACCTGGAGGAGGGCGACCAGCTCGCGGACCGCATCTACGTGGTGGACCAGGGCCGAGCGGTCGCCGAGGGCACGCCGGACGAGCTGAAGGCCAGGATCGGCGGCGAGCGCATCGAGGTCACTCTGGCCCGTCCGGCCGGTCTGCCCGTGGCGGCGGCCGAGCTCGAGACGCTGCTCGGTGGCCGTCCCGAGGTGGACGAGGCCGCCCTGACCGTGAGCGTGCTCACCGACGACCGGCCGGGCGTGCTGTCTCGAGCGATACGCGGGCTGGACGAGGCGGGAGTGGACGTGACGGATGTACGGCTGCGCAGGCTCACGCTCGACGACGTGTTCTTCGCCTTCACCGGCGCCGAGCCCACAGCCAACGGACACCCGCGGTGA
- a CDS encoding ABC1 kinase family protein, whose amino-acid sequence MAFRTWSRALAIAAVTVRRGCAALPALALSGSRTRRAVLRKHLRTLLTDLGPSFVKGAQLLSTRQDLLPREICEVLGRLHDQVAPMSEEDAREAVRSAYAGRPWPFADFDWEPVASGSIACVYRAVLADGRQVAVKVRRVGIGPRMRADFALAESGARLMERLPGMRGLPAGEIVRQCRDAVLAQLDFEAEVEALDSLRRNLGDLAYLRVPEPVREAGAEGVLVMEYLPGLRRIRPEELPAEVAELVVKRVLRCAYRMLFIHGLVHCDLHPGNLYIAPDGGIVILDAGFVVRLEPRVRRLFAEFFLNMARGNGPYCADIVIRSARSIGEHADLDTFREGIGALVAGAASRSARDFRLAPFAAKLFDLQRRSGLYAAPEFVFPLLSLLVLEGMINEFHADVDFQNEAKPVLFKALLTGVPIQRKAS is encoded by the coding sequence ATGGCGTTTCGAACCTGGAGCCGTGCCCTTGCCATCGCCGCAGTCACCGTGCGCAGGGGCTGCGCCGCCTTGCCGGCGCTCGCCCTGAGCGGCTCGAGAACCCGTCGCGCGGTGCTCAGGAAGCACCTGCGCACGCTGCTCACCGATCTGGGGCCGAGCTTCGTCAAGGGCGCGCAGCTGCTCAGCACCCGGCAGGATCTGCTGCCGCGAGAGATCTGCGAGGTGCTCGGCCGGCTCCACGACCAGGTGGCGCCGATGAGCGAGGAGGATGCCCGCGAGGCGGTGCGGTCGGCCTACGCGGGCCGCCCCTGGCCCTTCGCCGACTTCGACTGGGAACCGGTCGCCAGTGGCAGCATCGCGTGCGTCTATCGGGCCGTGCTGGCCGACGGGCGGCAGGTCGCCGTCAAGGTGCGGCGGGTGGGGATCGGTCCGCGCATGCGCGCCGACTTCGCCCTGGCCGAATCGGGCGCCCGGCTCATGGAACGCCTGCCCGGCATGCGGGGCCTGCCCGCGGGCGAGATCGTACGGCAGTGCCGCGACGCCGTGTTGGCCCAGCTCGACTTCGAGGCCGAGGTCGAAGCGCTCGACTCGCTGCGCCGAAACCTCGGGGACCTGGCCTACCTGCGCGTACCCGAACCCGTGCGGGAAGCGGGGGCCGAGGGCGTGCTGGTCATGGAGTATCTGCCCGGCCTGCGGCGGATCCGGCCGGAAGAGCTGCCGGCCGAGGTGGCCGAGCTGGTGGTCAAGCGGGTGCTCCGGTGCGCGTACCGCATGCTCTTCATCCACGGCCTGGTCCATTGCGACCTGCATCCAGGCAACCTGTACATCGCGCCGGACGGCGGCATCGTCATCCTCGACGCGGGCTTCGTGGTCCGGCTGGAGCCCAGGGTGCGCCGCCTGTTCGCCGAGTTCTTCCTCAACATGGCGCGGGGCAACGGCCCCTACTGCGCCGACATCGTCATCCGCAGTGCCAGGAGCATCGGTGAGCACGCCGATCTGGACACCTTCCGCGAGGGCATCGGGGCGCTGGTCGCCGGTGCGGCCAGCCGCTCGGCGCGCGACTTCCGCCTGGCGCCCTTCGCCGCCAAGCTCTTCGACCTGCAGCGGCGCAGCGGCCTGTACGCTGCCCCCGAGTTCGTCTTCCCGCTGCTGTCCCTGCTGGTGCTGGAAGGAATGATCAACGAGTTCCACGCGGACGTGGACTTCCAGAACGAGGCCAAGCCGGTGCTGTTCAAGGCGCTGCTGACCGGCGTGCCGATACAGCGCAAGGCGAGCTGA